One window from the genome of Hemitrygon akajei chromosome 4, sHemAka1.3, whole genome shotgun sequence encodes:
- the kctd14 gene encoding BTB/POZ domain-containing protein KCTD14, producing the protein MSSTGSRGTPRSSMGPSHNASSVLSLNIGGHIYWTTFGTLNRFPGSKLAEMVNGQSKARMDEDGRYFIDRDGTHFRHVLDFLRGRDPPPHLAKEVYQEAVYYDIEPLVKLLEDSPKLFGEVVGRRQFLARVPNYQENIEVMVRVARAEAVAARHSTVIVCVVKNEEEVPKCQDAVNTLDTGKESVVQFGPWKAPPSVSDLLHCIQLDIESKGYQASCRPLETGKGFLTRPCEFLYKFTFTWW; encoded by the exons ATGAGCTCCACCGGCTCCAGAGGGACGCCGAGATCCAGTATGGGACCCTCTCACAAC GCATCCTCAGTGCTGAGCCTGAACATTGGAGGCCACATCTACTGGACCACCTTTGGTACCCTAAATCGGTTCCCGGGCTCCAAGCTGGCCGAGATGGTCAACGGGCAGTCCAAGGCGAGGATGGACGAGGACGGGAGATACTTCATCGACCGCGATGGCACCCACTTCCGGCACGTGCTGGACTTCCTCCGGGGAAGAGACCCGCCGCCCCACCTGGCCAAGGAGGTCTACCAAGAGGCGGTGTACTACGACATTGAGCCGCTGGTCAAGCTGCTGGAGGACTCCCCCAAGCTCTTCGGTGAGGTGGTGGGACGCCGGCAGTTCCTGGCCAGGGTGCCCAACTACCAGGAGAACATCGAGGTGATGGTGCGGGTGGCCAGGGCCGAGGCCGTGGCCGCCAGGCACTCCACGGTAATTGTGTGCGTGGTCAAGAACGAGGAGGAGGTTCCCAAGTGCCAGGATGCAGTGAACACCCTGGACACGGGCAAGGAGTCGGTGGTGCAGTTCGGACCTTGGAAGGCTCCACCTTCCGTCTCGGACCTCCTGCATTGCATCCAACTGGACATTGAGAGCAAGGGCTACCAGGCGTCCTGCCGGCCTCTGGAGACGGGGAAAGGATTCCTTACCAGACCCTGTGAGTTCCTCTACAAGTTCACCTTCACCTGGTGGTGA